The DNA window TTTCTAATCCAACAAAACATTGTTCATAATCCATAGGAGTACTTTGTAAGGTCTTTAATAGCTTATCGTCTCCATTAACAATCAACGTATTTTTCTCATTAAAATAATTTGTAATTTCCATTTTTGCTTTTAGTATATTTTCCTGTGAGCCTAAATGCTCAATATGGGATAATCCAATGTTTGTAATAACTGCAACATCCGGGTTTACAATATCTGCAAGTAAATTGATTTCACCAAATCCACTCATCCCCATTTCAAGTATTGCAATTTCGTGGTTTTTTTCAAGTTCAAAAACTGTCAAAGGGAGTCCTATATGATTATTAAGGTTTCCTTTATTTTTTAAAACATTATATTGCTTGCTCAAAACAGAATAAATAACTTCCTTTGTAGAAGTTTTTCCAGTACTACCTGTAACCCCTATAATAGGTATATGAAACTTTGATATATAGTATTTAGCAAGATCTTGTAGCGCCTTAAGTGTATCTTTCACCTTTATGATACATAATCCTTTATATCCTAATAGTTCTCCTTCACAATCTTGACTAATAAGAACAGTATTTGCTCCACTCTTAACAGCCATTTCAATAAAATTATGGCCATTAAAATTTTCACCTATAAGAGGAATAAATAGTTCATTACTTTTTATTCTTCTAGAGTCCGTTGAAATGCCATAAACCATGTCTTGGCTATCTCCTTTAATCAGTTTCCCCTTTGTAGCTTCTATGATTTCTTTTATAGCTAATTTCATAGTTACTTTTCCTCCCTCAGTATTTCCTGAGCTATTTTTCTATCATCAAAATCAATAATCTTATCTCCAAGAATTTGATAAGTTTCATGACCTTTTCCTGCAATTAAAACAATATCTTTTTGATTACTATTTTTTATTGCTTCTTTTATTGCTTCTTTTCTGTCTACTATCATTTTATATTTACAATTAGTCTTTTTTATGCCTACTTCTATATCTTTTATAATTGAATTAGGTTCTTCTGATCTCGGATTATCACTAGTAATAATACAAAAATCTGAAAGCTTTCCAGCAATTTCGCCCATCATAGGTCTTTTAACTTTATCTCGGTCTCCACCACATCCAAAAACTGTAATAATTTTTCCCTCTACAAATTCTTTTATTGTTTTTAAAGCATTTTCTAATGCATCTGGTGTATGAGAATAATCTACAATAATTGTATGATTTTTTTCATTTTGTACAGATTCAAAACGCCCGGCTACCCCTTCTATAGATTCAATGCCTTTTTTTATTTGCTCATACTCAAAACCTAAAACATAGCAAACTGCCATAGCAGCTAATGCATTATATACTGAAAACATCCCTGGTGTTGCAATCCTTATATTGCCTCTAAATTTAGGCGTAATCAATGTAAATTCTGCTCCCTTAGGAGAAATATAAATATCCTCAGCATAAATATCTGCTTTTCTTTTAATACCATATGTAATGAGTTTTGTATCTAAAAGGTTTACTTCCTTAGCAATTTCTTCTCCATATGTATCATCTATATTAATGATGTTTGCAAGGGTAGTTTGATAAAAAAGCTTTGCTTTTGCATTTTTATAATTTTCGATACTCTCATGAAAATCCAAATGGTCCCTTGTTAAATTTGTAAATACCCCTATTTTAAAATTAATTCCCTCTACTCGATCTAAAACTAATGAGTGGGAAGAAACCTCCATAGCACAAGCATTTACTTTTAAATCTTTCATTTCCTTAAACATCTTTTGAAGCTCTAAAGATTCTGGAGTCGTATTGTTTGCTTTATACTCTTTATCCAGAATTTGATGAGAGATAGTTCCTATCAATCCCGTATTCATGCCACTTTTTTCTAAAATATTTTTAATCAAATGGGTAATTGTTGTCTTTCCATTGGTTCCTGTAACCCCAACAATATCCATATTTGCTGTTGGGTTTTGAAAGAAA is part of the Crassaminicella profunda genome and encodes:
- a CDS encoding UDP-N-acetylmuramoyl-L-alanyl-D-glutamate--2,6-diaminopimelate ligase, which gives rise to MKLKELIKNLSIVDIMGEVDLEVEGIAYDSRKVEKNYIFVCVVGMKTDGHTYIDQAIKTGATVLIVQKDISPIKGVTIIKVEDSRKTLAKVSSNFFQNPTANMDIVGVTGTNGKTTITHLIKNILEKSGMNTGLIGTISHQILDKEYKANNTTPESLELQKMFKEMKDLKVNACAMEVSSHSLVLDRVEGINFKIGVFTNLTRDHLDFHESIENYKNAKAKLFYQTTLANIINIDDTYGEEIAKEVNLLDTKLITYGIKRKADIYAEDIYISPKGAEFTLITPKFRGNIRIATPGMFSVYNALAAMAVCYVLGFEYEQIKKGIESIEGVAGRFESVQNEKNHTIIVDYSHTPDALENALKTIKEFVEGKIITVFGCGGDRDKVKRPMMGEIAGKLSDFCIITSDNPRSEEPNSIIKDIEVGIKKTNCKYKMIVDRKEAIKEAIKNSNQKDIVLIAGKGHETYQILGDKIIDFDDRKIAQEILREEK
- a CDS encoding UDP-N-acetylmuramoyl-tripeptide--D-alanyl-D-alanine ligase yields the protein MKLAIKEIIEATKGKLIKGDSQDMVYGISTDSRRIKSNELFIPLIGENFNGHNFIEMAVKSGANTVLISQDCEGELLGYKGLCIIKVKDTLKALQDLAKYYISKFHIPIIGVTGSTGKTSTKEVIYSVLSKQYNVLKNKGNLNNHIGLPLTVFELEKNHEIAILEMGMSGFGEINLLADIVNPDVAVITNIGLSHIEHLGSQENILKAKMEITNYFNEKNTLIVNGDDKLLKTLQSTPMDYEQCFVGLEKNCHYQAIHIKDLGEEGIHFDVEINDQIYPFTLKVPGEHNIYNALCAIAIGLKFNMDVASIQEGIKDFEGSKMRLHIFTTNEKIKVINDAYNASPDSMRAAINVLSKMQNRKIAVLGDMLEMGEYAKVGHNDVGCEVAKNSIDMLIVVGTDAEHIAKGAIENHFDEEKVYICKNNEEAIGILKNILQKEDIVLIKGSRGMRMEEIVRYIQERS